The Mercurialis annua linkage group LG7, ddMerAnnu1.2, whole genome shotgun sequence genome includes the window aataggtctggtcccgagagctgaactacaccgagttaccactgaccacacttataccagagtcccgagagctgagctacaccgagttactctacctggtcccgagagctatgctcacaccgagttaccacatttccatatataccttacccagatcaataccggtgcgcacgcagtcctaatgatgcccattaggtagcacgttccaactaagagccataatataaaaacagttcgaaatatacgtacagtatatatatttaatattaaaataacaatttacttaataaagcggtaaatagtaaatataaactcactgcttgctaatccacgtgaaataccggcaagcaactaactctggttcgcctcagaagcacgaacagtagacgagtctagacaaataaaataattattaaaatcagaccctaactctaaagagtactagacaccacataagactagcacaattaacacgtagtaaataacaatccaacgtaacacaaatataaccaaaaggtaataaagcccaaataatataagtctattgagttccctcttaaaatccaatttataaatattatttaataactttaaataataaataatttacaaatagtgggtttgccgagtttaccaaataactaccaagctaacctcacttgtcggatgacccaggtctaatccgactcaaaacaattattaaatataaacccaagtttatatttataaaacaaattccataaaataataaatcatttttaatagcggaactcaataacttcaattctaagtaacccaagttacaaccctaaaaacttagttaaataaatcaaataaaaattcagggaccaacttgtattttaaccaagcagggactaaatggtacttttgccaattaggggctaatttgcactttagccaaattaataaccgaaatcaatttattgcttttctttataattaaaaccaacaataaagttattaaccaaaaatccacttaattaagttataaaataattttaggggctaaattgtaatttagccaatttttgacaaaacgacatttgaaaacaaatataattacccgagtaattatattaacttaatttatgattataatagttgtttttaatatttaacttataattcaaaataaaaatccaaatcaTTAGTAAAGTTTAACATTAAGTATTCATTTGATTCAAACAAGACTATTGGATGACCAAAGAGGATATTTGACCACCATCTCcaattcaaaagaaataaacCCCGCCCACCTAAGATTCATAAGGCAACTTTAATTTCTTAAGCTACTGCCATTTTTATCCGGGATTTAACTTTCAAAACATAATCAAAACTTAAACTCTACACTCAATCCAAATCATAAATCCCAACCTAACAATAGTTTGAATCAAAAATCATAAACCACACAACAGTGGTAGTCGGGAAAAAGCATAATTATGGAGCCGAGATTTAGTTCCGCTAACCCATCAACAAAACAACGTTTTAAATCAATAACAACTAACCATTCAAGAGtgatttgattcaataaaacaacaaaatcaaGACCAAGGCAAATAAGGGATTCGGCAGAAACAAGAACACCAAAACAGAAATTATAAACTCACCACGGCAACAATTAAAAGATGGAGCAAATACAAACCAAAAGCTATAACTATTTAACACTAATCATGCCAAGGGATTCAACAAGAATGAAgcaaaaacaaagccaaaagagAAGGGAAAAGGTTCGGCAGAAACAGAAAACTGAAACAAGAAAttataaagctttaaaacgtaaaccgtacggcgattgaaacgagatcgacggcgtaccgttcagcgaaactgagatagggagacgtaggtacgtgagtctagatcgtctggaatcgaacggttttgatttcgatctagaaacgagcaagaacgaaccaaattacgcaatgacgttcaaaaacgaaatctggaaatcaaagaatTAAGAACACTTACCGAACAgcaactttggaggatgattacggattcgatactcagcgaaatgacaagcggaaaacggctagggtttcagtgatgagtggtgaatattttctgtttagaagtcgcttTTAAATAACGAGTGTAAGCGGGTCGAAAACGAGTGCGAACAGGgccgggcgaaggggtccatAAGCAGACCTGGACTGTGCAAAAATttgcctgatcccgttcgggaaaaggcctggtcccgaacgggaccagtgcaaattttgcacagtcccgtacgggacaggcccagtcccgtacgggaccttaCGGAATTTcaccaggtctcgtaagagacctggtttatcccttggttcaaccatttggttgaaccaagacccaaaggagaatatattatttttttttttaaattttaattattttaaatcgaaccacaaaatttacgaaacttcaaataccccacaaaatacatccggaaccacgtcggaaattaaaaaaaataaatttaaaattttacgggatattacattctccccaactaattaaaaattcgtcctcgaatttaacacgacaagtaaatcacatcagaacaacacgtaatacAAGTAAAAACTGCAAAGGTCACAGAAAATcaaatatcgtacctcacggaaaaagaaaaggatagcgattccgcatatccaattcggtctcccaagtacactcctctacagaatgattgcgccagagaactttgaccatcggaatctccttgttccgcaatttacgcacctgcgtatcgacaatctcaactggctgttcctcataggacagctcctggtcaatctcaacactctgaggcacaatcacgtgcgaaggatcagaaatgcacttcctcaacatagaaacgtgaaacacaggatgtactaacgacatgtctggcggtagaaccagacgataagccacagctccaatccgttccgaaatctcataaggaccaatatacctcggtgccaactttcccttgacaccaaaacgaaccacgcctttcataggcgaaacccgaaggaatacgaaatcaccaacctggaactcaatgtctttcctcttcggatcagcataactcttatgccgactaaaagcagtctctaacctccgcttaatcaacggtaccttctcagaggtaatctgaataatctccgctcccgagagtttacgctctccgacctcctcccaacagataggagatctacacttacgcccgtacaaagcctcatacggcgccatctcgatactcgcatgataactgttgttataggaaaactcaatcaacggcaaatgagtatcccagctaccctgaaaatcgagaacacacatcctgagcatatcctccaacgtctgaatagtcctctcagactgaccgtcagtctgaggatgaaaagctgtactgaaatccaaccgagaacccaaggattcctgtaacgccttccaaaacctcgaagtaaacacagaacctctgtctgaaacaatagaaaccggtacaccatgcaaactgacaatcctgtcgatgtacaactgagccaatcttgaagcagtatacgaaaccttaatcggaaggaaatgagctgacttagtcatacggtcaactattacccagatggaatcgtatccccgtcgagtacgtggtaacccaaccacaaaatccatagcaatccgctcccacttccactctggaataggtagtggctgcagatagccaaaaggtctctgatgctccagcttcacctgctggcacgtcagacacttagaaacatactcagcgacatccttcttcatcccgctccaccagtaggtacccttaagatcatggtacatcttagtagaacccggatgaacgctataagcagacttgtgcgcttcttccagaatctggtccctcaaaccatctgaatccggaacacacagtctcgaaccatgtctcagaacaccatctacaaaagtaaactcagaatttccatcctgctgaacttcctcaataatccgtttcaattgtggatcctcagcttgtaaagccttgatccgatcaatcaaaacgggttgcacttgcaactgtgctaacaaacaaccagtctgagaaatctgaaaaccataacccgaagctatcaaactgtgccactctctaaccatgggtctacgcccaatctcagaaatatgagccaagctgcccgaagacttgcgactcaacgcatcggctaccacattagccttaccaggatggtactgaatagtacagtcgtagtctttcagcaactctaaccacctcctctgtctcaagttcaactctctctgatcaaagatatatttcagactcttgtgatcagtgaaaatctcacaagtagcaccatacaaataatgcctccaaattttcagcgcaaaaaccacagccgctaactctaaatcatgagtagggtaattcacctcatgcttcttcaactgtctggaagcataggcaatcacctgtccatgttgcatcagaacgcaacccaaaccaatccgagacgcatcacaatacactgtgaaaccatcaatgccagaaggcaatgccaacaccggagctgtagtcaaaatctccttgagcttctcaaagctcgcctcgcacttgtcagtccactcaaacttgacacccttctgtgtcagtttagttaaaggtgcagatattctggagaaatcttgcacgaaccgacgatagtagccagctaaacccagaaaacttcggatctcggtaactgaccttggcctttgccaatccatgaccgcctcaatcttcttcggatcaaccttgatcccatctttcgacaccacgtgtcctagaaaggtaacctgatccaaccagaactcacattttgaaaacttagcatacaactgatgctcacgcaacgtctgtagtatggtcctcaaatggtaagcatgctcctcctcactccgagaatagatcaagatgtcatcaatgaagacgatcacaaattgatccaaaaacggcttgaacactctgttcatcatatccataaacgctgctggtgcgttcgtcagaccgaaggacataaccagaaactcaaaatgcccataacgagtccggaaagcagtcttaggcacatctgcatcacggatccgtagctgatgatacccagacctcaaatcaatcttggaaaaacacttcgcaccctgcaactggtcaaacaaatcatcgatgcgaggaagaggatatctgttcttgacagtaaccttgttcaactgtctgtagtcgatacagagtcgaaaggaaccgtctttcttcttcacaaacagaactggagcaccccacggagaagtactcggtctgatgaacccgctatccaacaactcttgtaactggtccttcaactctttcagctctgcaggagccatccgatacggcggtatcgaaatcggagctgtaccagaaaccacatcaatgcaaaactcaatatcacgatcaggtggtaatccaggcaattcctctggaaacacatcagtgaactcattcactatcggtacactatgcatatcactaccaccagcctccaaatcacgaaccacagcaagaaaaccctggcaacccttgcctaacatccgcttcgccttgatggcggaaatcagattcttaggtgtctctgccttttctccctgaaaggaaaaaggtagaccacctggaatcctgaactcgactgacttctctcgacagtcaatagaagcataatggcgtgacaaccagtccatccccaagataacatcaaaagaaagaacgtcaagtacaattaaatcagcacataattctctaccctgaataaccactggacacgaaggataaacaacgtccactactacaccttcagacataggtgtagacacagctagaggttcattcaaaacagatggtgctctacccaatttctcagcaaaacaagtagaaacaaacgaatgggtcgcacccgcatcaaataataccaaagcatcagtaaaagaaatcggaatggtaccttgcaccacagcatttgatgcacgcgcatcctgaggagtaagtgcgaacactctggcctgaccctgcggctgctgctgcgaactctgtccagtaccataaccgttggaacctctaccgccgttaccacggccaccaaaacctctgccaccagaaccacggccccgctggccaccaaaagatgctgcaggttgagagtaccctacagactgtgtaaacgcaggtctctgctgctgataagatgactgcgccacactggagttagacatctgctgcccagatgtcggacactccctagaaaaatgacccggctggccacaagtaaaacaacctccaggagctaactgacactgaccatagtgcctgcgtctgcaattctggcagaacggaatgttcgatccaccactgtacccgcgtcctgaaccacggttgctcccactgctactggaactgtacggagcactcctggcactatgcctccctttgttgtgagtccgtcgactccccctgttggcctgagaagagccactgtagtagttcccactaccatgctgcactggggcctgctgccccccactaggaacgtcactctttcccttctgattctggaaagggtcagagatcgtcccaaactgaaccatcgaattttccatccgccgcgcactatccactaaccgggcaaactccatgtttgtccctatcagcaaaggaagaaactccgagcctaaacccctaacataacggtcgttcactcgctcttgatcaccctgtagatctgtagcaaaccgccccaagcgtacaaactcagtagtgtagtctgtcactgatctatcccccttcttcaaagtgagcagcttttctctgaaactctcagtaacagagaagggtagataataacctctgaacctggtcacaaaatcagcccaaggtaaagtatccataactggcctgatgttatcgcgataccaatccttagctggacccttcagcgacatttccacaagcatcactgattgacgatcagacgcttgaatcctctgactgttgtactcaaattcctccaaaaagtcaagagcatccccagtaccatcaaaagaagtcggactcaacttcaagtaggtcatcaccaactctctgtctgctgggacatgaccgacaccagcaattccaccaataccagctacagcaccaacctgaggttgctgttgctgcgctaactgacccagtatattacactgattctgcagtagagcctgattgttctgcatctcgacaacgccagccaagaaagtagtgaagtcgaacgcttgcaaatttggtgcttgctgcacccctggtgcctgctgcacattcggtgcctgaacacctgctgcaccgcgccctctagctccacctctaccagcaccagctcctctgcctctaccagcacctctacctctgccagcacctccacctcgaccacgtccagcattagcctgaacaggTGGTgggttctgatcgacttccatagaattcgcatcatcagccacagcttcttgctctgccgcagcacgagcacgagtacgaataacgttgtccatatcctaagattgaacaacaacaatttaaataacacatatttcatacccaagtatgaacaaaacaagcaacatataggatttcccaagaaatcaacagtaataaaatgttcacccaagtgaaatagcattaaaaattaaaagcatcaaatcaacaaataatgactgactcgacgcaatcctaatggtgtaggcagaatgttttaaaaatcaaaagatgacgtttttaaagacatgacagaatcctatatccgcagtagttcctaagacacaaccaaacttaacagagtaaacacatagcaagcaatggccttggtttgaaaccaaagctctgataccaagtttgtcacgacccattttcatgaatcgcgaccggcgctagggtatgggtaatgtagtaccgaaacccgtagctagcctttcttataaagcataaacacataaacctgcagaaaaccaatgctcgggggcaaccgagacttcaacctaaactagcagttataataataaacagttaatataaaatgcttattcaattctgattataaaatagatttatcataaccgatataaataataaaacatgccaaagcaatataaccagtcgaaccaattcgacaaaataaataataataacaaggacgtctagttactactgcggtctaagaataaaacagttttacaattttattaaaatagaaggaacctccgaggaaaagtaaatgcggagatcaccagactctctcagataataaccctggggaaaattgggaaaacaacggggtcagatatactgagatgagttcataccactatctacatttattaagtggaaaacctttaaaacgtttaaaacatttaataacgatattacggataatagttggaaccctaaaccacaattctatataataatcataatccaataggtctggtcccgagagctgagctacaccgagttaccactgaccacacttataccagagtcccgagagctgagctacaccgagttactctacctggtcccgagagctatgctcacaccgagttaccacatttccatatataccttacccagatcaataccggtgcgcacgcagtcctaatgatgcccattaggtagcacgttccaactaagagccataatataaaaacagttcgaaatatacgtacagtatatatatttaatattaaaataacaatttacttaataaagcggtaaatagtaaatataaactcactgcttgctaatccacgtgaaataccggcaagcaactaactctggttcgcctcagaagcacgaacagtagacgagtctagacaaataaaataattattaaaatcagaccctaactctaaagagtactagacaccacataagactagcacaattaacacgtagtaaataacaatccaacgtaacacaaatataaccaaaaggtaataaagcccaaataatataagtctattgagttccctcttaaaatccaatttataaatattatttaataactttaaataataaataatttacaaatagtgggtttgccgagtttaccaaataactaccaagctaacctcacttgtcggatgacccaagtctaatccgactcaaaacaattattaaatataaacccaagtttatatttataaaacaaattccataaaataataaatcatttttaatagcggaactcaataacttcaattctaagtaacccaagttacaaccctaaaaacttagttaaataaatcaaataaaaattcagggaccaacttgtattttaaccaagcagggactaaatggtacttttgccaattaggggctaatttgcactttagccaaattaataaccgaaatcaatttattgcttttctttataattaaaaccaacaataaagttattaaccaaaaatccacttaattaagttataaaataattttaggggctaaattgtaatttagccaatttttgacaaaacgacatttgaaaacaaatataattacccgagtaattatattaacttaatttatgattataatagttgtttttaatatttaacttataattcaaaataaaaatccaaatcaTTAGTAAAGTTTAACATTAAGTATTCATTTGATTCAAACAAAACTATTGGATGACCAAAGAGGATATTTGACCACCATCTCcaattcaaaagaaataaacCCCGCCCACCTAAGATTCATAAGGCAACTTTAATTTCTTAAGCTACTGCCATTTTTATCCGGGATTTAACTTTCAAAACATAATCAAAACTTAAACTCTACACTCAATCCAAATCATAAATCCCAACCTAACAATAGTTTGAATCAAAAATCATAAACCACACAACAGTGGTAGTCGGGAAAAAGCATAATTATGGAGCCGAGATTTAGTTCCGCTAACCCATCAACAAAACAACGTTTTAAATCAATAACAACTAACCATTCAAGAGtgatttgattcaataaaacaacaaaatcaaGACCAAGGCAAATAAGGGATTCGGCAGAAACAAGAACACCAAAACAGAAATTATAAACTCACCACGGCAACAATTAAAAGATGGAGCAAATACAAACCAAAAGCTATAACTATTTAACACTAATCATGCCAAGGGATTCAACAAGAATGAAgcaaaaacaaagccaaaagagAAGGGAAAAGGTTCGGCAGAAACAGAAAACTGAAACAAGAAAttataaagctttaaaacgtaaaccgtacggcgattgaaacgagatcgacggcgtaccgttcagcgaaactgagatagggagacgtaggtacgtgagtctagatcgtctggaatcgaacggttttgatttcgatctagaaacgagcaagaacgaaccaaattacgcaatgacgttcaaaaacgaaatctggaaatcaaagaatTAAGAACACTTACCGAACAgcaactttggaggatgattacggattcgatactcagcgaaatgacaagcggaaaacggctagggtttcagtgatgagtggtgaatattttctgtttagaagtcgcttTTAAATAACGAGTGTAAGCGGGTCGAAAACGAGTGCGAACAGGgccgggcgaaggggtccatAAGCAGACCTGGACTGTGCAAAAATttgcctgatcccgttcgggaaaaggcctggtcccgaacgggaccagtgcaaattttgcacagtcccgtacgggacaggcccagtcccgtacgggaccttaCGGAATTTcaccaggtctcgtaagagacctggtttatcccttggttcaaccatttggttgaaccaagacccaaaggagaatatattatttttttttttaaattttaattattttaaatcgaaccacaaaatttacgaaacttcaaataccccacaaaatacatccggaaccacgtcggaaattaaaaaaaataaatttaaaattttacgggatattacaaattCGGAAAGCACAAATAAAGATTGGTTTTAGGTGACAAATTCTAACAACTACAATTAACTAACAAAGAACTAGCAATTAATCAACTAATTACTAACTACAAAAGACTAAAGCAATTAACAATTAACGGGAATTCAAATGATAAACGAGGTTTGGAGGTCAACAATCcacctaggtcatgcaatcaCGGGTTTCGTGTTTAAGGTCATAAAACGAAGGCCGAGCGTTTCTAAGTCGCAACTCctgctctctcgagcctcaaagagctaCAAACCGCACCTAAtcaagcttaacctactctcgtagcactaaacgcATTTAGAGCAATTACAATAAATCACAACCCAAAGGCCACTTAATtgctaacccactctcatggtgtcactaattaagcatctaatCAATTCTTTCCAATTAacaaaccctctctca containing:
- the LOC130014844 gene encoding uncharacterized protein LOC130014844, whose protein sequence is MRVSLPKSFYQAKKIIQALLDYKKIHACPNHCMLYWGEIENQELCRTCGSSRWAVSKGSNQNDTTNVPQSSSFTTKKKPAKVLRYFPLIPRLKRLYASTKTSKDMLWHEEGRKKDGKLRHPADGDAWKAIDDRYSDFSSDLEINMTTSYSTWPVVLVNYNMSPWMCEKGPGNHIDTYLQPLIQELHELWQGVDAYDAFTRQKFRMRAILMWTINDFPAYAYLSGWSTKGEFACPYCAELTHSRWLYNGGRDCTDCNVLKQLDDIQFSLRTPLKRKQPKRKRKVGDQVEELNEEENIEVRQAANAMNWWKKKSLEYKSKDNLKARLDLISLNIDRRLWSVRMHLWCKKREIQRKEAKSKAGSERIGEFLEARALHGSCTSLHGSCTFQICGQKLLRTLARIVQACLLLINASLFIVESSLSCMSYCSSILLKCYESRLSLIRCAVVQGTIPISFTDALVLFDAGATHSFVSTCFAEKLGRAPSVLNEPLAVSTPMSEGVVVDVVYPSCPVVIQGRELCADLIVLDVLSFDVILGMDWLSRHYASIDCREKSVEFRIPGGLPFSFQGEKAETPKNLISAIKAKRMLGKGCQGFLAVVRDLEAGGSDMHSVPIVNEFTDVFPEELPGLPPDRDIEFCIDVVTVKNRYPLPRIDDLFDQLQGAKCFSKIDLRSGYHQLRIRDADVPKTAFRTRYGHFEFLVMSFGLTNAPAAFMDMMNRVFKPFLDQFVIVFIDDILIYSRNFSRISAPLTKLTQKGVKFEWTDKCEASFEKLKEILTTAPVLALPSGIDGFTVYCDASRIGLGCVLMQHGQVIAYASRQLKKHEVNYPTHDLELAASLKYIFDQRELNLRQRRWLELLKDYDCTIQYHPGKANVVADALSRKSSGSLAHISEIGRRPMVREWHSLIASGYGFQISQTGCLLAQLQVQPVLIDRIKALQAEDPQLKRIIEEVQQDGNSEFTFVDGVKLEHQRPFGYLQPLPIPEWKWERIAMDFVVGLPRTRRGYDSIWVIVDRMTKSAHFLPIKVSYTASRLAQLYIDRIVSLHGVPVSIVSDRGSVFTSRFWKALQESLGSRLDFSTAFHPQTDGQSERTIQTLEDMLRMCVLDFQGSWDTHLPLIEFSYNNSYHASIEMAPYEALYGRKCRSPICWEEVGERKLSGAEIIQITSEKVPLIKRRLETAFSRHKSYADPKRKDIEFQVGDFVFLRVSPMKGVVRFGVKGKLAPRYIGPYEISERIGAVAYRLVLPPDMSLVHPVFHVSMLRKCISDPSHVIVPQSVEIDQELSYEEQPVEIVDTQVRKLRNKEIPMVKVLWRNHSVEECTWETELDMRNRYPFLFP